In Electrophorus electricus isolate fEleEle1 chromosome 12, fEleEle1.pri, whole genome shotgun sequence, a single window of DNA contains:
- the dkk3b gene encoding dickkopf-related protein 3b has translation MLLFALLWLYAGFAPGNAEQRVHVETPDTRSLESHAAQGQATLNEMFREVEELMEDTQQKLQEAVHQMENETSKSLYGHSLPSRYDSLNRTEAKEARAHAGGSPISKTLIQTGQWNNVDHECLTDEDCEEDNYCRYELSRSKCAPCRTTGTECEKNEECCGEQLCVWGLCALNRTTGQSGTICQQQSDCSSQHCCAFHRAFLFPVCRPRPREGQGCHEQPNQLLELLLWDDEAPYEHCPCAAGLQCQLAGKESLCTAEKS, from the exons ATGCTGCTATTTGCGCTACTTTGGCTGTATGCAGGCTTTGCGCCTGGGAATGCAGAACAGCGAGTTCATGTTGAGACCCCAGACACAAGGAGCCTCGAATCGCATGCGGCTCAGGGCCAAGCAACTCTCAACGAAATGTTCCGGGAGGTCGAAGAACTGATGGAAGACACCCAGCAGAAATTACAGGAGGCTGTCCATCAG ATGGAGAATGAGACGTCCAAATCTCTGTATGGGCACAGTCTGCCTTCCAGATACGACTCTCTGAACAGGACAGAAGCCAAG GAAGCCAGAGCTCATGCTGGAGGGAGCCCCATCTCCAAAACCCTAATTCAGACTGGCCAGTGGAACAATGTGGACCAT GAGTGTCTGACAGATGAAGACTGTGAGGAGGACAACTACTGCCGGTACGAGCTCAGCAGGTCCAAGTGCGCCCCCTGCAGGACCACCGGCACG GAGTGCGAGAAGAACGAGGAGTGTTGCGGAGAGCAGCTGTGCGTGTGGGGTCTGTGCGCACTGAACAGGACCACCGGTCAGTCGGGCACGATCTGCCAGCAGCAGAGCGACTGCAGTTCCCAGCATTGCTGTGCCTTCCACAGAG CGTTCCTGTTCCCGGTGTGTCGGCCCCGGCCTCGGGAGGGGCAGGGGTGCCATGAGCAACCCAACCagctgctggagctgctgctgtGGGACGACGAGGCACCATATGAACACTGCCCATGTGCTGCAGGACTGCAGTGCCAGCTGGCCGG CAAAGAATCCCTGTGCACAGCCGAGAAGAGCTGA